Proteins encoded by one window of bacterium:
- a CDS encoding dTDP-4-dehydrorhamnose 3,5-epimerase family protein — protein sequence MIDGVKIKVLKIIPDERGRLMEILRRDDDIFTEFGQVYITTAYPGVVKAWHAHRFQDDNITVIKGMAKIVLCDLREGSSTYKKINEFFVGDYNPVLIHIPKLIWHGFKCISENECIVLNIPTNVYNYEKPDELRLPYNTPEIPYDWERRNY from the coding sequence TTGATAGATGGTGTTAAAATAAAGGTTTTAAAAATTATTCCTGATGAAAGGGGAAGATTGATGGAGATTTTAAGGAGGGATGATGATATTTTTACTGAATTTGGACAGGTTTATATAACAACTGCATATCCAGGGGTTGTAAAGGCATGGCATGCACATAGATTTCAGGATGATAATATAACTGTTATAAAAGGGATGGCAAAAATTGTTCTATGTGATTTGAGAGAAGGAAGTTCAACATATAAAAAAATAAATGAATTTTTTGTTGGAGATTATAACCCTGTTTTAATTCATATTCCAAAACTTATTTGGCATGGTTTTAAGTGTATAAGTGAAAATGAGTGTATTGTTTTAAATATACCTACAAATGTTTATAATTATGAAAAACCAGATGAATTAAGATTACCATATAATACTCCTGAAATACCTTATGACTGGGAAAGGAGGAATTATTGA
- a CDS encoding sugar phosphate nucleotidyltransferase, with product MKGIVLAGGLGTRLYPLTKVTNKHLLPVYNKPMIYYPIQTLVDAGIKDILIVTGGNSAGDFLKLLGNGREFGLSHLSFVYQEGESGIADALSLAEHFCDGDKMVVILGDNIIEKSIKKEVEIFEKQPKGARILLKEVENPERFGVPEIKDGKIVRIIEKPKIPPSKFAVTGIYMYDSQVFDIIRTLKPSERGELEITDVNNKYLEIGQLTYGILEGWWTDAGTFDSLLRANILVAQKIKEEDGAQKR from the coding sequence TTGAAAGGAATTGTTCTTGCTGGAGGACTTGGAACCCGTTTATACCCTTTAACAAAAGTAACAAATAAACATCTTCTTCCTGTTTACAATAAGCCGATGATATATTATCCAATTCAGACACTTGTTGATGCTGGAATAAAAGATATACTTATTGTTACAGGAGGAAACTCTGCTGGCGATTTTTTGAAATTACTTGGAAATGGAAGAGAATTTGGTCTTTCACATTTAAGTTTTGTATATCAGGAAGGAGAAAGCGGAATTGCAGATGCTCTTTCACTTGCAGAACATTTCTGTGATGGAGATAAAATGGTTGTTATTCTTGGAGATAATATAATAGAGAAAAGTATAAAAAAGGAAGTTGAGATATTTGAAAAACAACCAAAAGGAGCAAGAATTTTATTAAAGGAAGTAGAAAATCCTGAAAGATTTGGAGTACCTGAAATAAAGGATGGAAAAATAGTAAGAATAATTGAAAAACCAAAAATACCACCATCAAAATTTGCTGTTACGGGTATATATATGTATGACAGTCAGGTTTTTGATATAATAAGAACATTAAAGCCATCTGAAAGGGGAGAACTTGAAATAACAGATGTGAATAATAAATATCTTGAAATAGGACAACTAACTTATGGAATTCTTGAAGGATGGTGGACAGATGCAGGAACTTTTGATTCACTTTTAAGAGCAAATATACTTGTCGCACAAAAAATTAAGGAGGAGGACGGGGCTCAGAAAAGATGA
- the rfbB gene encoding dTDP-glucose 4,6-dehydratase, with protein MKIVITGGAGFIGSNFIKYILNKYPDYKVLNIDKLTYAGNLENLKGVEGNPNYNFLKKDICDRDIEDFINGYDVIINFAAESHVDRAIYSPEDFLKTDIFGTFNLLEVCRKKKIRFIQISTDEVYGSIEEESFDENSPLNPSNPYSASKGGADLLTLSYFKTYKLPVNIIRSCNNYGPNQYPEKFIPLMITNAIENKKLPIYGDGLYRREWIYVIDNCKAIDTVLHKGKDGEIYNVSSEFSIPNIEIAKKILKILCKEESLIEFVNDRPGHDRRYSIRCEKIKELGWKTETDFETGINLTVKWYIENKNWWHNIKKSSSFISHYKKIYNL; from the coding sequence ATGAAAATAGTAATAACTGGTGGTGCTGGTTTTATTGGTTCAAATTTTATAAAGTATATACTTAATAAATATCCTGATTATAAAGTTTTAAATATAGATAAACTTACTTATGCAGGAAATCTTGAAAATCTTAAAGGGGTGGAAGGAAATCCAAATTACAATTTTTTAAAAAAGGATATATGTGATAGAGATATTGAAGATTTTATAAATGGATATGATGTTATTATAAATTTTGCAGCAGAAAGTCATGTCGATAGAGCAATTTATTCACCAGAAGATTTTTTAAAAACAGATATTTTTGGAACTTTTAATTTACTTGAAGTTTGCAGAAAGAAAAAAATAAGGTTTATTCAGATAAGCACAGATGAAGTTTATGGAAGTATTGAGGAAGAAAGTTTTGATGAAAATTCTCCTTTAAATCCTTCAAATCCATATTCAGCAAGTAAAGGTGGTGCTGATTTACTTACTCTATCCTATTTCAAAACATATAAATTACCTGTAAATATAATAAGAAGTTGCAATAATTATGGACCAAATCAGTATCCAGAAAAATTCATACCATTAATGATAACAAATGCAATTGAAAATAAAAAACTTCCTATTTATGGAGATGGACTTTATAGAAGAGAATGGATTTATGTAATTGATAACTGCAAAGCAATTGATACTGTCCTTCATAAAGGGAAAGATGGAGAAATTTATAATGTCAGTTCAGAGTTCAGTATTCCAAATATAGAAATCGCAAAAAAAATACTTAAAATTCTCTGTAAAGAAGAAAGTTTAATTGAATTTGTTAATGATAGACCGGGTCATGATAGAAGATACAGTATAAGGTGTGAGAAAATAAAAGAACTTGGATGGAAAACAGAAACTGATTTTGAAACAGGAATAAATTTAACAGTCAAATGGTATATTGAAAATAAAAACTGGTGGCACAATATTAAAAAATCAAGTTCTTTTATTTCACATTATAAAAAAATCTATAATTTATAA
- a CDS encoding alginate export family protein produces MKKVLFLFVLLSFFVFSEIKFDYGFDLRLREEYLGNIFAPVGKDDDNYFRVKASLWGKWNFGENNVIFIKFSGEPRFYLERGGFLSRERYRSDDEFIFENLYFEFKKIFGSNFDLKIGRQDFLGQYGEGFIIQEGTPGDGSRTFYFNALKLTYHFNEKNLIDFIYYNDPKEDFMPIINNNHKSLTNSDEKGVIVYGKFNPFQNINLTLEPYYIYKDQGTYTISYTIPNPTIIPALEFNTFGIRKVYSFDPWKLRGEIAYQWGEYENGTDKRAWAGYAFLTRSFKDVKFSPSIDLGYVYLSGDKSDTLKDEGWDPVFGRWPWISELLLYYYFYDGEIAKFTNYNLWRASLNLIFSKNTNLALSYNYFRANEPPVSSPLLGTGKERGHLPTLILRHKFTQNISSHFWFEYFVPGDYYSPNRKNCTFVRWEISMRF; encoded by the coding sequence TTAAGATTGAGAGAAGAGTATCTTGGTAATATTTTTGCTCCGGTTGGTAAAGATGATGACAATTATTTCAGAGTTAAAGCATCTTTATGGGGAAAATGGAATTTTGGAGAAAATAATGTAATCTTTATAAAATTTTCAGGAGAACCGAGATTTTACCTTGAAAGAGGTGGTTTTCTTTCAAGAGAGAGATACAGGTCAGATGATGAATTCATTTTTGAAAATCTTTATTTTGAATTTAAAAAAATTTTTGGTTCTAATTTTGATTTGAAAATAGGAAGACAGGACTTTTTAGGACAGTATGGAGAGGGATTTATAATTCAGGAAGGAACACCAGGGGATGGTTCAAGGACTTTTTATTTCAATGCATTAAAACTTACATATCATTTTAATGAAAAAAATTTAATTGATTTTATTTACTATAATGACCCGAAAGAAGATTTTATGCCTATAATAAATAATAATCATAAATCTCTTACCAATTCTGATGAAAAAGGCGTAATAGTTTATGGTAAATTTAATCCTTTTCAGAATATAAATCTTACACTTGAACCATATTACATCTATAAGGACCAAGGGACATACACTATTTCTTATACTATTCCAAATCCTACTATAATACCAGCACTTGAATTTAATACATTTGGAATTAGAAAAGTTTATAGTTTTGACCCATGGAAATTAAGAGGAGAAATTGCATATCAGTGGGGAGAATATGAAAATGGGACTGATAAAAGAGCATGGGCTGGATATGCTTTTTTAACAAGGTCTTTCAAAGATGTAAAATTTTCACCTTCAATTGATTTAGGATATGTTTATTTATCAGGAGATAAAAGTGATACACTCAAAGATGAAGGATGGGACCCTGTTTTTGGAAGATGGCCTTGGATAAGTGAATTATTACTATATTATTATTTCTATGATGGAGAAATAGCAAAATTCACAAACTATAATTTATGGAGAGCATCTTTAAATCTAATTTTTTCAAAAAATACAAATTTAGCACTTTCTTATAATTATTTCAGAGCAAATGAACCACCGGTAAGTTCTCCTTTGCTTGGAACTGGAAAAGAAAGAGGCCATCTTCCAACTTTAATTTTAAGGCATAAATTTACACAGAATATTTCAAGTCATTTCTGGTTTGAGTATTTTGTTCCCGGAGATTATTATTCACCTAATAGGAAAAATTGTACATTTGTTAGATGGGAAATTTCAATGAGATTTTAA